Proteins encoded together in one Pontiella desulfatans window:
- a CDS encoding alpha-mannosidase codes for MSNKTAIVVAHTHWDREWRYPIWKTRSLLIEFMDWLIDILESDPAYDSFLLDGQTVCIDDYLEVRPENRERIAALVKAKKLIVGPWYTLPDLFPISGECLVRNLQTGIRFAEELGGYNPIAYHTFGWGQTAQFPQIYRDIGINYAVAAKKVSEERAPNCEFMWTAPDGSQLLTSRLGHFTRQNGYFYLHFPVRLNNIYDDNQYAWEWGKTGVAYHRADEDNYQNDYFRIDHEDGYFKENVKDAAQRTWDNMDKTLVSDFRLLMCGCDFSTPNPYLPRMIADCNEAFPEIDFKMGSLEDYFQGLEKRIDRSAVPVVDGELRDGEPCGASANALATRIHIKQLNKTVENSLIRRTEPLATGLSLLGETYPVGMLSKGWNYLLKAHPHDSINGVTQDKTVDDNMYRLNQALEISETVYEDALAALLKRLDLSAYEQTDTLLLLHNPQPRPVREVVKVGIDTPQSESCWTLGVEDADGTPLAVQEIARDEHKQPVHDIEARPWPYYVDRHQLYLDTGEIPAGGYKVVKVVNKETYWREEEWWPNMRKSAGGFIGQGATQLENEFLKVEVNTDGTFNLTDKPNGRVIENMHSFEDEGDTGDYWAYYAPYKNQSITSRGFGSRIWMEDNGPLSATIGVETIMKVPECAEYGNVKVQGYGKRSERLVDLSIVSRIALNKGSKHLKVKTSIDNTAKDHRVRLMIPTDIQTDFSDAAGHFTVDRRGMVHEVDADGKFYPEMALRPMSVFCDASDGKNGVAVLNNCLTEFQLLEDDRRTLALTLLRATRNRICTESRVSSEFPEALGSQMLQAVDYEYAIYPHAGNWDEGNVYAEADKLNAKPAATQISMNRGGDLPIIASHYAIDNDALVLSSVKKAEDRDSLVLRLFNPTEETQEVSISFGLPVSKAWKNNLNELRGEELLIENGVVNLSVPKGKIVTIEIA; via the coding sequence ATGAGTAACAAAACTGCAATTGTTGTCGCGCATACTCACTGGGATCGTGAATGGCGCTATCCGATCTGGAAAACCCGCTCGCTGCTGATCGAGTTTATGGATTGGCTGATCGATATACTGGAAAGCGATCCGGCCTACGACAGCTTCCTGCTCGATGGTCAGACCGTCTGCATTGACGACTATCTGGAAGTCCGCCCCGAAAACCGCGAGCGCATCGCCGCGCTGGTGAAGGCAAAAAAACTGATTGTCGGCCCGTGGTATACCTTGCCCGACCTGTTTCCGATTTCCGGCGAGTGTTTGGTTCGCAACCTGCAGACCGGCATCCGCTTTGCCGAAGAGCTGGGCGGCTATAATCCGATTGCCTACCACACCTTTGGATGGGGGCAGACGGCACAGTTTCCGCAAATCTACCGCGACATCGGCATCAACTACGCGGTCGCCGCAAAGAAGGTTTCCGAAGAGCGCGCACCCAACTGCGAATTCATGTGGACGGCGCCTGACGGTTCGCAGTTGCTCACCTCGCGTCTCGGCCATTTCACGCGCCAGAATGGATATTTTTATCTGCATTTCCCGGTGCGCCTGAACAATATCTATGACGACAACCAGTATGCCTGGGAGTGGGGCAAAACCGGCGTGGCCTATCATCGCGCCGACGAGGACAACTATCAAAACGACTATTTCCGCATCGACCACGAAGATGGCTACTTTAAGGAAAACGTCAAGGATGCCGCCCAGCGCACCTGGGACAATATGGACAAGACGTTGGTCAGCGATTTTCGCTTGCTGATGTGCGGCTGCGATTTTTCCACGCCGAATCCCTATCTGCCGCGCATGATCGCCGACTGCAACGAGGCGTTTCCTGAAATCGACTTTAAAATGGGCTCGCTCGAAGATTATTTCCAAGGTTTGGAAAAACGGATTGATCGCTCCGCTGTGCCGGTCGTTGACGGCGAGCTGCGCGACGGCGAGCCGTGCGGCGCCTCCGCCAACGCCCTGGCGACACGCATTCACATCAAGCAGCTTAACAAGACGGTCGAAAACTCGCTGATCCGCCGCACCGAGCCGTTGGCCACCGGTCTGAGTCTGCTGGGCGAAACCTATCCCGTCGGCATGCTTTCCAAAGGTTGGAACTATTTGCTGAAGGCGCATCCGCATGATTCCATCAACGGCGTCACGCAGGACAAGACGGTCGATGATAATATGTACCGTCTTAATCAGGCGCTCGAAATTTCCGAGACGGTTTACGAAGACGCTCTGGCCGCACTGCTCAAGCGGCTCGATCTTTCGGCTTACGAGCAAACCGACACGCTGCTGCTTCTGCACAACCCGCAGCCGCGCCCGGTGCGTGAAGTGGTTAAGGTCGGCATCGATACGCCGCAGTCCGAAAGCTGCTGGACGCTTGGAGTCGAAGATGCCGATGGCACCCCGCTCGCGGTACAGGAAATTGCGCGCGACGAACATAAGCAGCCCGTGCACGATATCGAAGCTCGCCCGTGGCCGTACTATGTCGACCGTCATCAGCTCTACCTCGACACCGGCGAAATTCCGGCGGGCGGATATAAAGTGGTCAAGGTCGTCAACAAGGAGACTTATTGGCGCGAAGAGGAGTGGTGGCCGAACATGCGCAAGAGCGCGGGCGGCTTCATCGGGCAGGGCGCCACCCAGCTCGAAAACGAATTCCTCAAAGTGGAAGTCAATACCGACGGCACGTTCAACCTGACCGATAAGCCAAACGGGCGCGTGATCGAAAACATGCACTCGTTCGAAGACGAAGGCGACACCGGTGACTACTGGGCCTACTACGCTCCCTACAAAAACCAATCCATCACCAGCCGCGGCTTCGGCTCGCGCATCTGGATGGAAGACAACGGCCCGCTCAGTGCCACCATTGGTGTTGAAACCATCATGAAAGTTCCGGAATGCGCCGAGTACGGCAATGTAAAGGTGCAGGGATACGGCAAGCGCAGCGAACGTTTGGTTGACCTGAGCATCGTTTCGCGCATTGCGCTCAACAAGGGCAGTAAGCACCTCAAGGTGAAAACCTCCATCGACAACACCGCGAAAGACCATCGTGTGCGCCTCATGATCCCGACCGATATTCAAACCGACTTTTCGGATGCCGCCGGGCACTTTACCGTCGACCGCCGCGGCATGGTCCATGAAGTCGATGCCGACGGTAAATTCTATCCCGAGATGGCGCTGCGCCCAATGAGCGTTTTCTGTGATGCCTCCGACGGCAAAAACGGCGTGGCGGTTCTTAACAACTGCCTCACCGAGTTCCAGCTATTGGAAGACGACCGACGCACGCTCGCGCTAACGCTGCTGCGCGCCACGCGCAACCGCATCTGTACCGAGTCGCGCGTCTCTTCCGAATTTCCGGAAGCTCTCGGCAGCCAGATGCTCCAGGCCGTGGATTATGAATACGCGATCTATCCGCACGCCGGAAACTGGGACGAAGGCAACGTCTACGCCGAAGCCGACAAGCTCAACGCCAAACCCGCCGCCACACAAATTTCCATGAACCGCGGCGGCGACCTGCCGATCATTGCTTCGCACTACGCCATCGACAACGATGCGCTCGTTCTCTCATCGGTGAAAAAAGCCGAAGACCGCGACTCACTGGTGCTGCGCCTCTTCAACCCGACCGAAGAGACGCAGGAGGTTTCGATCTCGTTCGGCCTGCCAGTTTCCAAGGCTTGGAAAAACAACCTCAACGAACTGCGCGGCGAGGAGCTTCTCATCGAAAACGGGGTCGTTAATTTGAGCGTTCCGAAAGGTAAGATCGTTACCATTGAGATCGCATAA
- a CDS encoding MFS transporter: protein MKKKHHKTEKADKIPFGKKLAYGMGGMNDTLMNNAFHNIANPILNMTLHMSPTLIAWALFIPNLWNAFSDPICGHISDQARFKKGRRLPFLIPGAVVAALALIGLWGFLPEGLSGMQYFWITLVGAMVFFTGTTIFLVPYNGLGFEMTGDYHERTRLMFIRSIMANASGLLLPWIAAVLFWDGFASPLRAVLWLSAGISVVFLLAAFFPSKFCEERLHEQAQKQERISMWAAIKETVQNKPFLLVLLTILLLVLSYFTADLSGQYLIIYYMFEGVKSDGAALLGMNGTINTIVSLAAIPLATWLSLKIGKRHVIISFMLLAGVGAALRWFFYTPGDPYLIFITTIMIAPGFSALWLLIPSLLADVCDYEELKSGRRAEGTLGAMYSWVNKLAFSLAFLIANLSLDWVGFNVELDANQTDATFLKMRLLFVLIPAIGFSVGALAMWRYSLTEKRMYEIKAELEERRAESK from the coding sequence ATGAAGAAGAAACACCATAAAACCGAAAAAGCGGATAAAATTCCGTTCGGAAAGAAACTGGCCTACGGCATGGGGGGCATGAATGACACCCTCATGAACAACGCATTTCATAACATTGCGAACCCGATTCTAAATATGACGTTGCACATGAGCCCGACGCTGATTGCGTGGGCGCTATTTATCCCGAACCTATGGAATGCCTTTTCCGACCCGATTTGCGGGCATATTTCTGACCAGGCGCGCTTTAAAAAAGGGCGGCGGCTTCCGTTTCTGATTCCAGGGGCGGTCGTTGCTGCTCTTGCACTGATCGGATTGTGGGGCTTTCTTCCAGAAGGTTTGAGCGGCATGCAGTATTTCTGGATCACCTTGGTGGGCGCCATGGTGTTTTTTACCGGGACAACCATCTTTCTTGTGCCCTACAACGGGCTCGGCTTTGAGATGACGGGCGATTACCATGAGCGTACTCGGCTTATGTTCATACGCAGCATCATGGCCAATGCCTCCGGCCTGCTCTTGCCGTGGATCGCGGCGGTGTTGTTCTGGGACGGATTCGCTTCGCCCTTGCGCGCCGTGCTTTGGCTTTCGGCCGGAATCTCGGTGGTGTTCCTCTTGGCCGCCTTTTTTCCTTCTAAATTCTGCGAGGAGCGGTTGCATGAACAGGCGCAGAAGCAGGAGCGCATCTCCATGTGGGCGGCGATCAAAGAAACCGTCCAAAACAAGCCGTTCCTGTTGGTGCTGCTCACAATTCTGCTGCTGGTTTTGAGCTATTTCACAGCCGACCTCTCCGGCCAATATCTTATTATCTATTACATGTTTGAGGGGGTTAAATCCGATGGCGCTGCGCTACTCGGTATGAACGGAACCATCAACACAATTGTCAGCTTAGCGGCAATTCCACTGGCGACCTGGTTGTCGCTTAAGATAGGGAAACGCCACGTGATCATCAGCTTTATGCTGCTGGCTGGGGTGGGGGCTGCGCTGCGCTGGTTTTTCTATACGCCGGGCGACCCCTACCTCATCTTCATCACCACCATCATGATTGCGCCGGGATTTTCCGCGCTGTGGCTACTGATTCCTTCGTTGCTGGCCGATGTCTGCGACTATGAAGAGCTCAAGTCCGGCCGGCGGGCCGAGGGGACCCTGGGGGCAATGTACAGCTGGGTCAATAAGCTCGCCTTTTCGCTGGCCTTCCTGATTGCCAACCTGTCGCTTGACTGGGTTGGTTTCAATGTGGAGCTGGATGCCAACCAGACCGATGCCACCTTTCTCAAAATGCGCCTGCTGTTTGTGCTGATTCCGGCCATCGGTTTTTCTGTCGGTGCGCTCGCGATGTGGCGTTACTCGCTGACCGAAAAACGAATGTATGAAATTAAAGCCGAGCTCGAAGAGCGCCGCGCTGAAAGCAAATAA
- a CDS encoding glycoside hydrolase family 130 protein: MAEIEARSTEIIGPSVPNMPWQDRPTGSSDVMWRFDQNPIMGPREIPCALGVYNSGLLPYEGGFIGVFRVDHMDTVPFLHLGYSKDAINWDIEHEPIPFVREDGTPSIIQWAYDPRLVEIEGVYYISWCNSLDGHGPTIGLAATTDFKNFTQLENAFLPFNRNGVLFPKKFDGRFAMFSRPSDNGHTPFGDIFLSYSPDMKYWGEHRWVMGADFKHGWWQGVKIGAGSIPIETTEGWLSFYHGVTSTCNGNIYSVGASLHDLNDPSIVLKRSYTALLAPEKDYEVSGRVPNVIFPCAALADAETGRIAVYYGAADTHMGIAFTTIDTVMEFLNNEKPREHCS; encoded by the coding sequence ATGGCTGAAATCGAAGCCCGTTCAACGGAAATCATCGGCCCGTCCGTTCCCAACATGCCGTGGCAGGATCGTCCAACCGGCTCCAGCGATGTGATGTGGCGCTTCGACCAAAACCCAATCATGGGCCCGCGCGAAATCCCCTGTGCACTGGGCGTCTACAACAGCGGCCTGCTCCCCTACGAAGGCGGCTTCATCGGTGTATTCCGAGTTGACCACATGGATACCGTCCCCTTCCTGCACCTTGGCTACAGCAAAGATGCCATCAACTGGGACATTGAACACGAGCCGATTCCCTTCGTTCGCGAAGACGGCACCCCCAGCATCATTCAGTGGGCCTACGACCCGCGTCTGGTCGAGATTGAAGGCGTCTACTATATTTCATGGTGCAACTCGCTAGACGGGCACGGCCCGACCATCGGACTGGCCGCCACCACCGACTTCAAAAACTTCACCCAGCTCGAAAACGCCTTCCTGCCCTTCAACCGCAACGGCGTGCTTTTCCCGAAAAAATTTGACGGCCGCTTTGCCATGTTCAGCCGTCCGTCCGACAACGGCCATACTCCGTTCGGCGACATCTTCCTCTCTTACAGCCCAGACATGAAATACTGGGGCGAACACCGCTGGGTGATGGGAGCGGACTTCAAGCACGGCTGGTGGCAAGGCGTCAAGATCGGCGCAGGCTCCATTCCGATTGAGACCACCGAAGGGTGGCTCTCCTTCTATCACGGCGTCACCAGCACCTGTAATGGAAACATCTATTCCGTCGGTGCCTCGCTACACGACCTCAACGACCCGTCCATCGTGCTCAAGCGCAGCTACACCGCGCTGCTGGCCCCGGAAAAGGACTACGAAGTCTCTGGACGAGTTCCAAACGTCATCTTCCCATGCGCGGCTCTGGCCGATGCCGAAACCGGCCGCATCGCCGTTTACTACGGCGCAGCCGACACCCACATGGGCATCGCCTTCACCACCATCGACACCGTGATGGAATTCCTCAACAACGAAAAACCGCGCGAACACTGCAGCTAA
- a CDS encoding glycosyl hydrolase family 28-related protein: MSKTIIALLSLTITSFAAKPNWKVVHNPGPEQSPSVVGFAVQDFGAKGDGKTDDTVAFQQALDAMAKQGGGAVYAPAGHYAFHGHLTIPRNVTLRGDWADPTLNPEIKGTILNVYTDKGLEEGTAFISMLDGTGVKNLSIWYPEQVADKIVPYPAAIEQVPIEEWQGNNHCVTLENVTLVNPYQGFKSGPENLCLHYLRNVHGTPLKKGVFIHHCTDIGRMESVHFSPETWINSGLPGAPKFANKFRKWLLKNGTAIHIGRSDWEYAAFITIRGYNTGLFVNEINNMGGNSQFYALDISNCETAFYNEAANGIGYAFANCKLKGNQIGVKTGKRLGGPILMHDCTIAGGDHAIINAGRGRVALQHCTIEAGDITFSNGTLAMVDSELEDKDSAIRLEKGCTAATILGNRFNRRKPNIQFDSANENIVIDHEQMEFAKMPVLKRPPARGHKPAKNDLFVVDLPTDWKTDCTAKIQATLDKAGTNGGGIVFIPAGYYLLKGELTVPTGVELRGCAEVPTHSMSEGTTLMPVGNRGKADAAPAVALMEKSGIRGIHFYYPEQEWDNIKPYPFTIQSRGSDVYVIYVNGVNPYQFVDFKTYRSDRHFADYIGGAGIQVGIQIGGGSKDGVVAHTQFNTHYWLRSNHDAKFQPEVVKNTDKKWAGLWKYQKSNLDALAIGDCENELLFENFVYGSKYGLLYREENGRSPRNSLTIGHGTDGSRISLYVESANKEPISLINAKLVCMDHFGGDIKPDHVTNNKSYAWVGKEVKSGIQMFNTMMWGKPNYTARVDGGKLTLQVATYVRPGDGILVNGGALDMINNHMMRPTESTLNFETLNKPVRLIGSSMAEGFNINKKPRAEKSGTFENGNLHLKGVVINKDITKN; encoded by the coding sequence ATGTCTAAAACCATCATCGCCCTTCTATCGCTTACCATCACATCCTTCGCAGCCAAACCGAACTGGAAGGTTGTACACAACCCCGGACCGGAACAATCGCCTTCCGTAGTCGGCTTTGCCGTTCAGGACTTCGGTGCAAAGGGAGACGGCAAGACCGATGATACGGTTGCCTTCCAGCAGGCGCTGGACGCGATGGCGAAACAGGGCGGCGGCGCGGTCTACGCCCCCGCCGGACATTATGCCTTTCACGGACACCTCACCATTCCCCGAAACGTCACACTGCGCGGCGACTGGGCGGATCCGACCTTAAATCCGGAAATCAAAGGTACCATTCTAAACGTTTACACGGACAAAGGGCTTGAAGAAGGTACGGCGTTCATTTCCATGCTCGACGGCACCGGCGTGAAAAACCTCTCCATTTGGTATCCGGAACAGGTCGCCGACAAAATCGTCCCCTACCCGGCGGCCATCGAACAGGTTCCGATCGAGGAGTGGCAGGGAAATAACCATTGTGTCACGCTCGAAAATGTGACGCTGGTCAATCCATACCAAGGCTTCAAATCCGGTCCTGAAAACCTCTGCCTGCACTATCTGCGAAACGTCCACGGCACCCCGCTGAAAAAAGGCGTATTTATCCACCACTGCACCGACATCGGCCGCATGGAAAGCGTCCACTTTTCCCCCGAAACCTGGATCAACTCCGGCCTGCCGGGTGCGCCGAAATTCGCAAATAAATTCCGCAAATGGCTGCTGAAAAACGGAACCGCTATCCATATCGGACGCAGCGATTGGGAATACGCCGCCTTCATCACCATCCGCGGCTACAACACCGGCCTGTTCGTTAATGAAATAAATAACATGGGCGGCAACTCCCAGTTCTATGCCCTCGACATCTCAAACTGCGAAACCGCCTTCTACAACGAAGCCGCCAACGGCATCGGCTACGCCTTCGCCAACTGCAAACTCAAAGGCAACCAAATCGGCGTCAAAACCGGCAAACGGCTCGGCGGCCCCATCCTGATGCACGACTGCACCATTGCCGGCGGCGACCACGCCATCATCAATGCCGGGCGCGGACGCGTTGCCCTCCAGCACTGCACTATTGAAGCAGGCGACATCACCTTCTCCAACGGAACCCTCGCCATGGTTGACTCCGAACTGGAAGACAAAGACTCCGCCATCCGCCTCGAAAAAGGCTGCACCGCCGCCACGATCCTCGGCAACCGCTTCAACAGACGGAAGCCAAACATCCAGTTTGACTCGGCAAACGAAAACATCGTCATCGACCACGAGCAAATGGAATTCGCAAAAATGCCCGTGCTCAAGCGTCCGCCGGCGCGCGGCCACAAACCGGCAAAGAACGACCTCTTCGTCGTCGATCTGCCGACCGACTGGAAAACCGACTGCACCGCAAAAATCCAGGCCACGCTCGATAAAGCCGGAACGAACGGCGGCGGCATTGTGTTTATTCCCGCCGGCTACTATCTCCTTAAGGGTGAATTGACCGTGCCCACCGGCGTCGAGCTGCGCGGCTGCGCGGAAGTCCCCACCCACAGTATGTCCGAAGGCACCACGCTCATGCCCGTCGGAAACCGCGGCAAAGCCGACGCCGCCCCCGCTGTCGCCCTCATGGAAAAATCGGGCATCCGGGGGATACATTTCTACTACCCCGAACAGGAGTGGGACAACATCAAGCCCTACCCCTTCACCATTCAGAGCCGCGGAAGCGATGTATACGTCATTTATGTCAACGGCGTGAATCCTTACCAGTTTGTCGACTTCAAAACCTACCGCTCCGACCGTCACTTCGCCGATTATATCGGCGGCGCCGGCATCCAGGTCGGCATCCAGATCGGCGGAGGATCCAAAGACGGCGTGGTTGCCCACACCCAATTTAATACCCACTACTGGCTGCGCTCTAACCACGACGCCAAATTCCAGCCGGAGGTCGTCAAAAACACCGATAAAAAATGGGCAGGCCTCTGGAAATACCAGAAAAGCAACCTCGACGCGCTCGCCATCGGTGACTGCGAAAACGAACTGCTGTTTGAAAACTTTGTCTACGGATCTAAATACGGACTCCTTTACCGCGAAGAAAATGGACGCTCGCCGCGCAACAGCCTCACCATCGGTCACGGCACCGACGGCTCGCGCATCAGCCTCTATGTCGAATCTGCCAACAAAGAGCCGATCAGCCTCATCAACGCCAAACTCGTCTGCATGGATCACTTTGGCGGTGATATCAAACCCGACCACGTAACCAACAACAAATCCTACGCTTGGGTTGGAAAAGAGGTAAAGAGCGGCATCCAGATGTTCAACACCATGATGTGGGGCAAGCCAAACTACACGGCGCGTGTCGATGGCGGAAAACTCACCCTGCAGGTCGCCACCTACGTCCGGCCCGGCGACGGGATCCTCGTCAATGGCGGTGCACTCGACATGATCAACAACCACATGATGCGCCCCACCGAAAGCACCCTGAACTTTGAAACGCTGAATAAGCCGGTCCGCCTGATCGGCTCCTCCATGGCCGAAGGCTTCAACATCAACAAAAAGCCGCGCGCCGAAAAAAGCGGCACCTTCGAAAACGGAAACCTCCACCTCAAAGGCGTTGTCATCAACAAGGATATTACAAAAAACTAA
- a CDS encoding beta-propeller domain-containing protein encodes MRKTAALSVILICSVTAAFAQLPRLLVAGGNKVFVLEPDKTVSWVYQANAGGLYDAWPLESGHVLFSTRCGVHEVTPQKKIVWEYVLEKKRGVEIDACQPLENGNVLMIDSGNNRLVEVNKDNDIVVEVPLPSTSEKIHWRYRLGRKNRRGNYLVAMLPDKIIEVDAAGKLHREIDLKRYGKPQGQGMLHSFEVLELDDGNLLVSTGFDGRWLEIDADGNAVWEFSKQTHPDIEICFAGGAQQLENGNFILCNADYHTTDPEQQKVQLLEVTPDHKIVNRVLFDELAPLIQLNKEKGKNMDYIHLIGAKPF; translated from the coding sequence ATGAGAAAAACAGCCGCGCTGTCAGTCATTCTAATCTGTTCCGTAACAGCCGCTTTTGCACAACTGCCGCGGTTGTTAGTCGCCGGCGGAAATAAAGTATTTGTTCTGGAACCGGACAAAACGGTGAGCTGGGTTTACCAGGCAAACGCAGGCGGGTTATACGATGCCTGGCCGCTGGAATCAGGACATGTTCTGTTTTCGACACGATGTGGTGTTCATGAGGTCACGCCTCAAAAAAAGATTGTGTGGGAATATGTTTTGGAAAAGAAGAGAGGCGTGGAGATCGACGCCTGCCAGCCCTTGGAGAATGGCAATGTCTTAATGATTGATTCCGGTAATAATCGGCTAGTGGAGGTGAACAAGGACAACGACATTGTTGTCGAGGTGCCCCTGCCTTCTACATCCGAAAAAATTCATTGGCGCTATCGACTGGGCCGTAAAAACAGACGTGGGAACTATCTGGTTGCCATGCTTCCTGACAAAATAATCGAAGTGGATGCCGCCGGCAAACTCCACCGGGAGATTGACTTAAAACGGTATGGAAAGCCGCAGGGTCAAGGCATGTTGCACAGTTTCGAAGTTCTTGAACTGGACGATGGAAACCTGCTGGTTTCAACTGGGTTTGATGGCCGGTGGCTTGAAATCGATGCAGACGGCAACGCCGTGTGGGAGTTTTCTAAACAGACTCATCCTGACATTGAGATCTGTTTTGCCGGGGGGGCGCAACAGCTGGAGAATGGCAATTTTATCTTGTGTAATGCGGATTATCATACAACCGATCCCGAACAGCAGAAGGTGCAGCTGCTGGAGGTTACTCCCGATCATAAGATCGTCAACCGCGTGCTGTTTGACGAGTTAGCTCCGCTTATTCAATTAAATAAGGAGAAGGGCAAAAATATGGATTATATCCATTTGATTGGGGCGAAACCTTTTTAA